In the genome of Lathyrus oleraceus cultivar Zhongwan6 chromosome 4, CAAS_Psat_ZW6_1.0, whole genome shotgun sequence, the window TTATTCTGGAGATACATCTCCAAAATGTATCAGAATATTTATTTCATGCTATAAATTGTTTATATGAGCTCAGATGAAGTATAATGTACGGTCGAAAATAAATAGACGTACATAATTCTAGATGGAAAAAAAAATCCATACAAAAATAAAATAGCAATATATATCGAAAACACCATACAATCGAGATCAATAATGTAATAAGAGCATCAAAATAAAATACAAACCATAGTACTACAACAAAATAATAACATACTACTATTGTGTGTGTGTATTTGGCACCCTCTCCTCTACCTCCTCTACCTAGTCTACATCCTCGGCCATTAATCCCTCTATCATCTGACGATATCTCTGGTACAACAATGCAACATTTGGCTCCGTCATGATGACATCTAGGACTCGCCTGACAGCAGACCCCACAGGGAAGATACCCTCGTCAATGCCTTCTCGCACAATCTCCATTATACAACGACACCTAGGCGAGACATCATCAGTATGATCTAGCTGATCATGCTCCTCCTCTTGTATCTTCTGATGAGTTGGTATTGGTAGATCTCCTAGAGCAGCATACACCATGTATGGATGTGTCACCATGAAGAACCATCTGATGTACCCATCTACATAGCTTCAGTTACTCTCAGCTATGGTAGCATGTGCCTCCTCTAGTACCAGATAACTCTCGTAATCATGAAACATATAGTCAATCATTCTACGTGTCAAGGCAAGAGGAGCAGAGATATTAGGGTGTCTGGGAATGGTCTGAACATAGTCGAATTGCTGCATGACGCGCTCAGGAGATGAGGATAAGTGAGACGCAGTCCGTAGGCAAACCATCTGGAGTATAACATTATCTTGTCGAATGGTTGCATCTGATGGTGATCAACATAGTTGTTGAAGTGCATGTCCTCAGCAACCAAATGGTCAAGATAGACTCTGAAAGAATCGGTCGACTGGTTCCCTCTGAGCGGGATAAAAGCATTAGCACACAACATATCCTCATTATAATCAAGCACACTCGTCCAACCAGAGATGTGTGGGAAGTGCTGGAGGATCCAAGCCTGAAATAAAAAAGTTTGGAACATATAAATCACCGATAATGGCTTTGCAAAtatgaaatgaaaaaaaaaatcaaagacCAATAATTATTAGCGTCAGTAGTGTCACGATGCCAGTGACCTGCTTCGTCTTCCAAATACATCCCTCTCTCAACATTGAATACATGTAGACCAAGAAAGCCGCCCCCAATTATACTCATGGATCTGCTCGAGATCCATGAAGTGTCGTAGGTAGATGAAGTTGGTATAAGTGGCACTCTGGTCCACAAAAATAATAGTGCCAACCAAAAAAAAGAAGGTATGCTCTCAATGCCCGCGATCTATGGATTGCCACCTGCTCATGATCCATATAAGCCTGCTCTGCTCTCTGGATCTCAGCCACATAGATCTCTCTCAGGAACTCAAATATAGCATGAGCACCCCTGGTCTTATCCATCTACTTCATCGCCTTGTTTGGATTAGCCCCTAGATGCTCTACCATCATCTCCACTGCCTCATTTTTGGTAATCCTCCCATGATCGAGGAATCTCCCCTTGATAAGAAGATGTAACAAACACGAGATATCGTCTagtgtgatagacatctcaccaTGCGGGAGATGAAACAATGAGGTCTCAGAGTGTCATCTCTCCACAGATGCATTAAGCATCATATGGTTGACCGTATTGTAACCAGTCATGCACAAACCCTCCAAGCAAGATAAGGACACAAAAGACTGAAACCAATATCCCCCTGCTAAGGCAAGGCAgttgtcgcacctcgaaaaatgagaacacgacttagcgaagcgcaattgcacgctcgcaatgatggactaaatagagtcgccacccaactttatttattcctaaaaggaaaggggaaatatcgacAAAACTCATGAAAGAACGACAATAattatggtcatcgcaaccaaatcagggtttgGGAGTCAATTACGCtagggggaggtattagcacccctcacgtatgttgtactcaacgggaaccgttaggttagttgtgcaCGTTAATattagtttgaaatgttaggcttctcaagttattaagTGTGAAAGAAAGAGTAGGAAAAAGAtgaatgtttttggattttggcAACGAATGAaactaaacctaagtttttttattaatgggcctgacaagatttcgcaatcctgctcctatgcatctcaatagagaactcaaggcttacgtatttttgggtagaaaaatatttgtttgttggtcgattttagcgaaagctatattatcttaatcgacgaaaacattgttttatcCAAAACAGATAAGGAGCAGACatataccacacatcgaatggatttacaaatcaacattcaaaaaaacgtcacttatctcaactcaacaattatggccgaagcattgctttacatcaccttaagacaaggtgtctttcgtttatgaaaaggttttttTTATCAATCACACGATGGCGAAAAAAAAGTTTGGTTGGTTGGgtgtatttttgggcttgaaagacgagtatttatgacttgcaaaCTCTTACAACTTAGGTCTAATACTCGGGAATACGCCaggacctttcacccaggtaatctctttctttcaattgtattgagaaaagaagtgtgaatatttacaagtgttttgaaggGAAAAGGCGAACgtttatggcttgcaagctcttacaacttgggcctagtGTTCGGGACTACATCTGGACCTTTCATCCAGGTagtctttttcttccaatttagttataaaaaaaatatttgaattgaTTTGAATTGAGAATGGTTTGAAGAAATTGAAATTGATTAATGATTAAATGTGGAAATGAAATTGAGAAGTTGAGAGAGTGGGAGTGGATTGAGACTTGATGTTGACAAAgtgtttttttaattttaaaaatggaGATTGGTGTTGACCAAATATCTTTATTATTTTGAAATATTGattttacattttattttttttgtctATTATCTAATTAATTGATTAACGCACTATCTAAGAAAAAAATTAGAAAAAGGGtacgaaaaagaaaaaaaaacgcAAATAAAAAAAAAGGGAGGGGTACATTTGTCAATTCAGGAGTGTAAGAAAATACAATAAAGAAAGTAAATAATAAAAGTAAAGATAAACACACAAAATAAAAGAATAATAACAAGGTGAGAGAAAATAGACTACAAACACAAAgataaaaaaaaaactttttttttgtgaattttctttgTCATTATTTGTTATATATACatgttttataaaaaaaactttATTTTGATAAAAGATAAAACAAGAATACAAACCTAATCACCTATAAAAAAACAActttaaataataattaaaaaaatatattattgtTATTAGTTTTTTTAAAGATTATCATTTTTATTACtctcattattattattattactattattattattattattattttttattctttttataattttttttaataaaaaaactttTTATATTTTAAAACTAAACATGATTTGTAGAATAATAATAAAAGTGAAattaaaagaaagaaaataataataataataatacaaaaAACACTACTAATGAGAAGTAGTCAACACCTCTTTTGGGAATTGGAATATTGAAGTTTTCAAAATTCAAAAGTTACAAAATATTCGTCGACACGTGACAAGACATTGAATAtaataaatagaaaataaatgaTAAATAAATGGAAAATAAATATTAATCACAAACTACAAAAAAGTTAAATCAAAGtaaaagatttttttttgtttttgatatttaattaattaaattttaaattttttgatAAAAGGAAGAAAATCTCTAAGCATTTATTCAAACAAATATATAAATATCTAAAGAAATCAAATTTTTTTACTTTATAACAATAGCTATCAtctttattatattttatttaatttaaaaaaacaaaataatacCTTAAAAAAAGAGCTTAATGGAAAAAGAAAAACCAATCGTTGTTGTATCTATCCACTTTATtactaataaaataaaaaatatgcatTAATATCCTtattaacaaaataaaatatattaaagTCTAATTAAAACCTTAAATGAAAAGAAGTTATCAAaactaaaaaaaagaaaatgtCATACATTGAAAATCTAATACATAGAACGTGAAAGTTCTCTTTTTTGTgattttttattaatattttttattattatttaaaaaaaatctaattaTAAAGATAATTTTTTTAAATGAAACACTTTATCATCATTATTTATTACTAGCGTTCAGACGAGCACAGTGCCCGCCCGTTTTTTTAATGCGCACAGcagagaaaaataaatatttatttttctttttataaGGTTTCTACTGTAGGTcgcattaaaaataatattattacattttgaaaatagtaaataaagatattcaaaattatatcgAAGCATGCAAAGTAATATTGATACTGTGTAATCAATGATGTTCTTTAAGAGGAATGCTGAACATGAAATCTCTATTCgaagtattttctttttccctGCAATTGTTTTTCGTAGTAAAGAAAAAATGTAATACTCTTAAATTAGaatttttttagagaaaaagatagtaaaattaGTAGTAAGTTGTGTAATATAGTTTTTGCTTACCTTATAAAGATTCAAATTAATTCTTCGTACATCCCTTTATCAACGCGctcttgagatttaaaaaactacaaatacatgacGAAATGTCATATTATAAAAGAAATACATTCAGAATATTTGACTCGTTTGAATATAATATGGTTTATTGTGACACAAATAATACCTGAAGAATGGAGATACTTTGTTTTAGTCTAGATTTGGTAGAACAACAATTATGACTTGTTTCTGAATTACCTGGATTTCTGGTaaataaggaaaataatggaCTTAGTAAATATATATGGTTTTATTTACATAAACCATAAATAGAAGTTAAATTCATATATTCAAAAATAATCTAGAGTAAATATATtcttaaatgaattaaataaaaacCTCTTCATCCTTTGAGATATTATTTCTCTTTTCACCATTTTTCAAAGTTGTGTTTTATCTGTTATCACTGTGGAGCTCCAACCGATGGAGTAAATTTTTAAACGTTTGACCTGTTTCAATGAGGATGATAAAAATGTTACTGAAAGAGTGATGAAAGTGCAAGAATTTTTTTTATACGTATTACGGAAAAGATAAATACACCTTATTGTCGAGTTTGTCGATGGATGAAATACTTTGTTCATCCTTCCATGTGTTCCATTTATCTTCAAAGTCTGTTATCtaaaatttattgcataagaatAGTGTGAATAACTATCACCCAATTTATATCTAAcataaaagcataaaataaatgattaaGTATAACTTACTTTCATGTTGAAGCAAGTTTCAACATTCTTTCGTCTCAACTCTTTACATAATTGAAAGATTTCATCGTGTTCTAGTTTGGCTGTATATTAAAGCAAAAGAAAATTATATTTAGTTATTATCTATCTATGATATAAATAATACAATATAAGCTTGGTATGTCGTGTAACCAAAATGGGAATCAACATGTGAGCAATTTTTTCAATGTACTTAATAAATACATGCGGGTGCGATAAAAGAATTTGTTTGTAGACTACATTTTTTGTGTAGTCACTATCTTCTCCTTTCAATTTTCCTTCCCTGGTTAAAACTCTTGTTGTAGTCTGTGAAACACCCCTGGATAAAGCCACATATAACTGCCCATGACTAAAAACATGTCGTGGAAGATATATTCCAACATTTGGAATGGTTTGCCCTTGTGATTTATTTATTGTAATTGCAAAGCTTAGTCGCACAGGAAACTGCTTTCTACTAAGGACAAAAGGAAGACCATCACTTCCagatgttttttttttaattctagGTAAAAAAACACGTTTTCCCGCGTTGCTTCCTGTCAAGATTTCCACATCCAACATATTCATAAATAAACCACGACATAATAACCGGGTCCCATTACACAATCCATATCTAGGATCTAGATTTTGTAACACCATCAATGGTGCACCCTTTTTTATCTTTAGAATATGTGGTGGCAAACTACCTTGTGCAATTGAGTTTAAGAATTCTTGCTGGTATAAATTATGATTATCTCCTTCAACCTCGTCAAACGATAACCAATTATGTTCTTCTCCTGGAAACTGATCGATAATCATATCATTCAATTTTTGGACATCATCATTTGTTGGTGTCAAAATAGCTCTTTGTACCATATATGGGGCATCCCAACCATGCAATTCTAAATTAGGAAAAATATGTTGGATAAGTACTTGTATGGAATGTTCACCTTCCCATGGGATTGCAATATGTAAAGATAACCTCACCATGTCATCTGGTTTGGTAGGTTCAACACCATCACCAATGCGAATAAGAAATTCTGCAAACTCTTGATCATGCAATGATCGCATATTTTGACGCAAATGCAAAATCTTGGTATGATTCCATAAATGAGACTGAACAATAGACACTGAAATCATTTATGCCTTAGTACCTTTTCTTACAACAGGAAGAACTTGACGAAAATCCCCCCCCCCCATGATCAGAACTTTTCCACCAAATGGAGCATTGTTGCTACAAATGTCTTGTAATGATCGATCTAAGGCTTCCAAACATTTTTTATTTGTCATTGGTGCTTCATCCCAAATTATTGCGGCAACAACTCTAATGAGATTTGCAAGATCCTTTTGCTTTTGAATACCACAAATGGAACTCGGTTGAATATCAATAGGTATCTTAAATCGAGAGTGTGCAGTCCTACCATCGGGTAACAATGTTGCAGCTATACCAGATGATGCAGTTGCTAAGACAATTTCTCCTCTACTTCTTAAACTTGCCATTAATGTTCTATAAAGGAATGCTTTACCTGTTCCTCCTGGACCATCAACAAAAAATACCCCACTGTGTTTTTAAACAATTACATTCATAATGGTGTTGAATGCAATCATTTGATCATTATTTAACTTAGCAATAGATTCAATATCTTCATTGGGGATATCGATCGCTAACTCCTCTTGTATGATACTTGGAACTGCACCTCTGTCTATTGTATTAGGGGGTAAATATGGGAGATCATAATCTTCAATCTTTTTACCGTGCAGGTTTAAGAGTTCATTCAAGTCCTTCAACAACATATTAGTTAAGTCTGACTCCACAACATTGTTAGTTGTTTGATAATCCTCTACCATATGTGTAAAAAACTCATTCCAAAGGCCTCTAACATCAGTAGGTTCACAAAATATAAAAATCGTCACGAATAACCTTCGTAAAGCATATGGCATTCGGAGACTCGTAGCCTCAACCAAACAATCACGAATACTATGATCAGTCTCTAGAAATCCCGTATCCTCGGCTGATTTTTTGAATGCACTGAAAGTCATGCCATTATTTGTAAGAAGATATTCCCAACTGGTTGGACCTGTGACATGCGATAACAACAGTCGCAAGTAAAACTTGTCTCCCTCCGAAGGTGATACCATATAGATTCTCCCGATAACTTTTCTTGTTGATCGCCTACGATGCCATTCCATATCCCGCTTGTTCCAACAATAATGCTCTGGAATCTCTCTATACAGATACTTTCTTGTTGTGGATCTCGTAGATTCAATGCAAAGAATTGTGTGAGCATTGTTTTGGGGTTGCGTTCATTATTTAACACATCTACAATTTGCTGATGATCATAAAAGCGCACTTGATGGCGGTTCGGCAAGTGGATCTGCAATCTTTCAAGCGAAGGATATAATCGGTAAAGAGTGAATTGAAATATTTTCCATAATGCATCGGGAGCACAAATCCATATTGCATCAACATATTGCTGAACTTCATCCATGTATGATCCTTTATGAACCTCCATAGCCACACGATCAGGGCCCTTGTACACATATTTGTATAGATACTTGATACTTTTAATGCTACTGCAAATCTCTACATTGATGTGACAGTCATACTTTAACAGTAACCAAGGGTTATAAGGAACCACCCATCTATTATCGACAGACCTATCTTTACCTAACGATACAGACTCATCAAACCTTCTCCTATACTCGGGATATGAGTCAGTGCCTTGACGGGTTTCATCCAAGAATTGTTTCGGATACCTTTTTTTACAATGTCCGTCTTTCATACATGGAGACATTCGGTTGATTATGTCGCAAGGTTCGTGGATCATATGTCTTACAACAACTTCATGCAACTGTGGTTCACATTCTAATTTAGGTATTTCTGCTCTTACCATACTATCATAATCTTTTGGGTCACGCAACTTATCGTTACTTTCTAAGACCAACAACATATGCACATGCGGCAGTCCTCGCTTTTGAAATTCAGTGACATACATGTAGCTTTTAACTTTACCCAAGACTCCTTTATTAATAACATCGTCCTTCAATTTCTCAAATTTCGAACGAAATATTCTTGTTAGCAAATCTGGACGATCTTGTGGTGTTTGAAAAGGCAAAAGTTCTGATGTTATCTCACTCCAAGAAGGATTGCATGTCATTGTTAGAAAAATATCTGGTTTACCGCCATTAAGAACAATAGGCATGCCATCTTCATAACGTTGTGTCATGTCTCGACGACCGCCAATAAATTATGATGGCAATATTGTTCTTTTTCCAATGTTCTCTACGATGATTCATGGAATGCATTAGTATTAGAATATATGAATTATTAGCATTAGAAGTACAACTAATTATTAATCTAAAACTGTATATTTATGCTATATGAATTTGTACCTACATTAGTTTCACCAACATGCAAAGCATCTTGTAAACCTTGGTACAATTCAGAACGTATATCACTTTGGTGATCTTTAATCCACCTTAATCTCCctgattcaattttgacataaTTGTCTACAACATATTGTTGCAATAGTCGACCCGCATTTAACAACATTGATTGACCATTTGGGCGAATCTACAGTTGATTGAAAAAAATGTCGGTGTTAAATGTAAAGTTTTTTAAACAACACTTAGCTAAGTAGATTATCTACTAAAATTAATCCAAATTTACCTGAAGCATGTAACTGTAATATGCTCGACATGACACTCTTCGTCCATTGCAATTTGTTGTGTTGATGTCCCAACCATGCGTCCCAAATGGAAACAATACAGGGTATTGCAAAGGATCATAATATCCCTTTGTCTCTTGAACTTTCTTGAGATTTCCATCACAACGAATGACATTAATATCCCTTCCATAATCCATAGAATCTGCATCACATCCAACAATAATTGCCGCAACTTGTTCAGTAGTTGGAAGATTGTATTGATGGTGATTACTTGGACGCTCCTTAAGTATGAGGCTACATTCACTGATATTTGGAAGTATTGAAAGTTGCTTGAACCTAATTACTAAAGGATTAAACTGATGGAGCATTTTCTGTAATTTGTGAACTACATTTTGGTGCAGCTGCGGATTTTCCTGCATTCTATTATGTAGCTCATTATCGGTGTCGTAGATGTATAGTTGTAAGAAACGCGGCCTGACACCCTCATTTGGATAGAAACCTCCTATGTTATGGTAAAAAGCACCTTGAGCACGAAATGTGTATATACCACGACCAAATGCAAGAATATTCTCATCAACATGAACACCAATTGAAGTGAATGAAAGCACATGGTTATAACTTCGAATATGTTGCCTAAAATGTTTTCCTTCAGCCATTAACTCGTGAGAATGATACCTTTCCACCATTACAACACGTGTCACGTGATTCACGATGAAACAATCTTGCATTGCAGTGTCTACAGGTAAATGGATGAGGCAACCGGGATTTTGCCATCATCATATTATTTTTGAATTTTCGAGCAATATTGTGCTTTGCTCGAAAAGCATGTCCTGATTCTACAGGCAGGAGTGTGATATTGATTACTAAATATTATCTAAAATctaaaatagaaataaaaaatatatgCAAGATGCTtcaattattatattttaatattgCATGATTTTAAATTTTACGTCACATGAGCAAATGCTACATTTATTTGAAGCAAATTTTTTACGAACATACCTTGAGGACGACGTGATAATGCACCATTTTCTCTGGCGTCCATGTTAACATATGATATTACTGCATCCTCCAAAGCTTCATTAACATCCATATCATCTgatacaaaaataataattaatatatatacATTTGTAAAAATTAATAATCGCATACTTAGAACTATATCACTTATACCTGTATCGGATTGACTCGTGTTGTTTCGTTGATTAGGTGATGTGCAATTACGATCTGCGGGTTTAAATACATAAAATAAGATATGACGAAAGCGAACAAAATTATGAAATgtaatataatatatatatatatattgataaTCACCAACCAAGTGCAACATCATTAACATGTGTAATTCTACTTGGGCCGACTTCACTGTCATGAGTTCCTTGAAAGTGTGATCTTGGACAAGTCATATTTGTAAAATTTTGAAATGGAACTCTCGACTGACTGTTTATAGGGCGAGATGTTTGAGCTTGTTTCTCTTGCTCTTTTCGCCGCCTATAATTTTCACGTCGTCTTGACAAATTGTTTTCTCTCTGCTCGTTGCTCATATTTTGTCTCCTCTTCCTTTCATTTTTGGACCTTCTTGACCTCTGTTGTTGACTTGATATTTGACGGgtattatttttcattttattaatGTAATTGTCAACTGGAAACTATACCGAATCCTCTACAAAAacataaaattaaaattaaaaaaattatgaaaattaaaaaaataagcATGAATAACATATAATCATTATATTATTCTATATACTATTTTATTAAGTTATATCATTATATTATGCttataaaaaattatataaacATATAATCAAATTATtaataaacataaacataacTTGATATGGTATTCTATATACTATTTTCATAACTTGATATGATATTTTATATACTATTAGCGCAGTAAAAAATAGTATATAGAATAATATATGCTTATATGAAAATAACTTGATATAATCATTATATTATGCTTATAAAAAATGCTTATATGCTTaataaaaattatgaaaattaaAAAAGTAAGCATGAATAACTTGATATATTATTCACTTGATATATTTTCATATTATATACTAATTTAACTTAATATATTTTCATACTATATACTAATTTAACTTGATAAATAATTTAccttaaaattaaaattataaaaaaaatatggtATTCTATAAGAGAGAACAAAGTCAAAATGCAATGCAATAAAAAATGGGAGTGATACTTTTCTCCTCTCTTACACTTTCTATTCCCTTACatttttaaatttctttttatCTCTTTTGGTTACTTTTCTAGAAACTTTAAATTATTTCAGTAACTTCAATTAAGTCATGCATCTTTTTCATGTTTCTGCATTAAACTTTGAGGGTTTTTATAAGAACACCACACAATTTTAAGTATACtataaatttaaatatgttgTTGATTTCCGCAAATAACCTACATAAATGTTGCATGACGTACATAAATGTTGATAAATTTTTTAGTGAGATTTCATTTCCGTTTTTTTTCACATAATATTGAATTTGCGCattcaaaataattttaataattaaattttttCCACTTAATCTAACACAGTTAAAATACATTAAATATATCACTTATGTAATAATTATGTAATATATTATTGTATTACACTTTATCTAAAATACGTTAAAAATAAGTGTTGCAGTGAATAAGATGATTTTATTATTCaaattataaaaatatattaaaataagCATTACACTTTGTATGTTACCCAAAATACGTTAATATTGTTCTTTTTTAAGTAATAAAATATTATGTTACCCAAAATACGTTAATATTGTTTTCTTTTAAGTAATAAAATATTATGTTACCCAAAATTTCCAccaatttattaattaatatttcgttcaactaattattttaataattaattaataattaaattattatagTATGTCAGTCCATTAAATCAATATAAGTTGTGAACATCACACCCCCACTAAATCAGTTGTGGATTCTGTCCGTTGCATTTTGTTTAGGCCGTTACCTAAATATATAGGTGGTCTTTTGTCCGAAGGTACTCATATGAAATTTTGTCtcttttaattattaattaattattaaattaaCTTCTATAATGTTTGTCCTGTCCAAATAATTATGTGAAAGGTATTTTAAATAATTTGTCCGAAGATACTAATTAGTAAAACATGGTTATTAAAAATTAGTAAAACGTGGTTATTAAAAATAACCGGTACATGAGTATCTAAATATATGAACATACAAAGTGGTACTAATTTCTTAATGctttttaattaatataatatagAGTTTATAAATTAGAAACTATTAAAAACATCATAATTATAAACGTGTAAACATCAATAAATAATTGGTTATTTTAAACGTTTTAATTACAGAAAAAGAATTATTAAACACGTTTTATAAACTCCGTGTAAATAATCATAATTATACGTAATTGGttattttaaacattttaattaaaacgtaataattaaaaacatcataattataattaattagTATACCACTATATAGAAgttcactacgccaaaaactggaatagacagcgccccttagagggcgctttattacaaaagcgcactctaaagtgaagagaaaaaataaggagcatactactggaatagacagcgcactttagagggcgcttctgtaacaaagcgcactctaaagtgaagcgaaaaaataatgaggaaatggagggacaccaatagaggacactttattgaaagcgccctctaaaggtaaccttagagggcgcttttaaaaaaacgctctctatgtccatgtacat includes:
- the LOC127137138 gene encoding uncharacterized protein LOC127137138, whose amino-acid sequence is MASLRSRGEIVLATASSGIAATLLPDGRTAHSRFKIPIDIQPSSICGIQKQKDLANLIRVVAAIIWDEAPMTNKKCLEALDRSLQDICSNNAPFGGKVLIMGGGDFRQVLPVVRKEFAEFLIRIGDGVEPTKPDDMVRLSLHIAIPWEGEHSIQVLIQHIFPNLELHGWDAPYMVQRAILTPTNDDVQKLNDMIIDQFPGEEHNWLSFDEVEGDNHNLYQQEFLNSIAQGSLPPHILKIKKGAPLMVLQNLDPRYGLCNGTRLLCRGLFMNMLDVEILTGSNAGKRVFLPRIKKKTSGSDGLPFVLSRKQFPVRLSFAITINKSQGQTIPNVGIYLPRHVFSHGQLYVALSRGVSQTTTRVLTREGKLKGEDTKLEHDEIFQLCKELRRKNVETCFNMKITDFEDKWNTWKDEQSISSIDKLDNKVYLSFPNPGNSETSHNCCSTKSRLKQSISILQFFKSQERVDKGMYEELI
- the LOC127137139 gene encoding uncharacterized protein LOC127137139, translated to MTQRYEDGMPIVLNGGKPDIFLTMTCNPSWSEITSELLPFQTPQDRPDLLTRIFRSKFEKLKDDVINKGVLGKVKSYMYVTEFQKRGLPHVHMLLVLESNDKLRDPKDYDSMVRAEIPKLECEPQLHEVVVRHMIHEPCDIINRMSPCMKDGHCKKRYPKQFLDETRQGTDSYPEYRRRFDESVSLGKDRSVDNRWVVPYNPWLLLKYDCHINVEICSSIKSIKYLYKYVYKGPDRVAMEVHKGSYMDEVQQYVDAIWICAPDALWKIFQFTLYRLYPSLERLQIHLPNRHQVRFYDHQQIVDVLNNERNPKTMLTQFFALNLRDPQQESICPTSWEYLLTNNGMTFSAFKKSAEDTGFLETDHSIRDCLVEATSLRMPYALRRLFVTIFIFCEPTDVRGLWNEFFTHMVEDYQTTNNVVESDLTNMLLKDLNELLNLHGKKIEDYDLPYLPPNTIDRGAVPSIIQEELAIDIPNEDIESIAKLNNDQMIAFNTIMNVIV